A genomic window from Blattabacterium cuenoti includes:
- the htpG gene encoding molecular chaperone HtpG produces MKKNKISVTSDNIFPIIKRFLYSDKEIFLRELVSNATDAILKLKTIARIGKIEEINNNFKIKIKINKNNKTIHIIDNGIGMTIEEVEKYINQIAFSGAEEFIQKYKDQSSSISNSIIGHFGLGFYSTFMVSNKVVILTQSYKKEQHSVFWSCDGTPNFILRKKMEKRKRGTEIILLMNEENKEFLEYDFILKLLHKYCKFMPIPISLSKEDDKETVINNIFPAWKKNPMHLNNKDYLNFYHELYPNQLEDSLFWIHLNIDHPFNLTGILFFPKIENKIDFQKEKIHLYQNQVYITDNLEGIVPDFLSLLKGVIDSPDIPLNVSRSHLQHDTSVKNISKYITKKVADKLYFLFKKDRKNFEKKWKYIKIIVEYGMISIEKFFDKVNKFFLYFTTNGLFFTLEELKEKIKNIQKNKEGKIIFLYATNKEKQYSSIKEAEDRSYQVLIFNSPMTVHLIQKLEFFHKDISFVSVDSDHIDKLINQKEEKYFSALSEKEKKDLKKIIKNNLINEYNKFSIKLEILSQKDNPFFIIIPEYLRRIKEMNSMGKSIINNDDEKLYQLIININHPFIKKILIELDENKKRDLIQEALNLTLLSKNLLRGKNLNIFISKKLKDLVNK; encoded by the coding sequence ATAGAAGAAATTAATAATAATTTTAAAATAAAAATAAAAATAAATAAAAATAATAAAACTATTCATATTATTGATAATGGAATAGGAATGACTATAGAAGAAGTAGAAAAATATATAAATCAAATAGCTTTTTCTGGAGCAGAAGAATTTATTCAAAAATATAAAGATCAAAGTAGTAGTATATCTAATTCTATTATTGGCCATTTTGGATTAGGTTTTTATTCTACTTTTATGGTATCTAATAAAGTAGTTATTTTGACTCAATCTTATAAAAAAGAACAACATTCCGTATTTTGGTCATGTGATGGAACTCCAAATTTTATTCTTAGAAAAAAAATGGAAAAAAGAAAAAGAGGAACGGAAATAATTCTTTTGATGAATGAAGAAAATAAAGAATTTTTAGAATATGATTTTATTTTAAAATTATTACATAAATATTGTAAATTTATGCCTATTCCCATTTCTTTATCAAAAGAAGATGATAAAGAAACTGTTATTAATAATATTTTTCCTGCTTGGAAAAAAAATCCAATGCATTTAAATAATAAAGATTATTTAAATTTTTATCATGAATTATATCCAAATCAATTAGAGGATTCTTTATTTTGGATTCATCTAAATATAGATCATCCTTTTAATTTAACAGGTATTTTATTTTTTCCAAAAATAGAAAATAAAATAGATTTTCAAAAAGAAAAAATACATTTATACCAAAATCAAGTTTATATTACGGATAATTTAGAAGGAATTGTTCCAGATTTTCTTAGTTTATTAAAAGGAGTAATTGATTCTCCTGATATTCCTCTTAATGTGTCACGTTCTCATTTACAACACGATACATCTGTTAAAAATATATCTAAATATATTACAAAAAAAGTTGCAGATAAACTTTATTTTCTTTTTAAAAAAGATAGAAAAAATTTTGAAAAAAAATGGAAATATATAAAAATTATTGTCGAATATGGAATGATTAGTATAGAAAAATTTTTTGATAAAGTAAATAAATTTTTTCTTTATTTTACAACTAATGGATTATTTTTTACTCTAGAAGAATTAAAAGAAAAAATTAAAAATATTCAAAAAAATAAAGAAGGAAAAATTATTTTTCTATATGCTACAAATAAAGAAAAACAATATAGTTCTATTAAAGAAGCAGAAGATAGATCTTATCAAGTGTTAATTTTCAATAGTCCTATGACAGTACATTTAATACAAAAATTAGAATTTTTTCATAAAGATATTTCTTTTGTTAGCGTAGATTCCGATCATATTGATAAATTAATTAATCAAAAAGAAGAAAAGTATTTTTCTGCACTTTCAGAAAAAGAAAAAAAAGATTTAAAAAAGATTATAAAAAATAATTTAATAAATGAATATAATAAATTTTCTATAAAATTAGAAATTTTATCACAAAAAGATAATCCTTTTTTTATTATTATTCCAGAATACTTAAGAAGAATAAAAGAAATGAATTCTATGGGAAAAAGCATCATTAACAATGATGATGAAAAATTATATCAATTAATAATAAATATTAATCATCCATTCATAAAAAAAATATTAATAGAATTAGATGAAAATAAAAAAAGAGACCTCATTCAAGAGGCTTTAAATTTAACTCTTTTATCAAAAAATTTATTACGTGGAAAAAATCTTAATATTTTTATATCTAAAAAATTAAAAGATTTAGTAAATAAATAA
- a CDS encoding CDP-alcohol phosphatidyltransferase family protein, with amino-acid sequence MFIKIIRKNIPNIFTLLNLFFGCISIIILIQYKNFKFSFICTIFSLICDFLDGFFSRFMKIENKFGKELDSLADIISFGIVPSIIIFFLLKKINIKIPFVEWSSFLITIFSACRLANFNISKNRYTYGLNTPINTLFFTSLSVILFIPSTNYSTIFVKKIIFSYPMTILFIIFFSCYFLISKILMFSFIFNGYSWKKNKKRYVFLIISIFLLLTLQIVSLPCIIIFYLITSIYFDRFNNNRKNYIKKT; translated from the coding sequence ATGTTTATAAAAATTATACGTAAAAATATTCCTAATATTTTTACTTTATTAAATTTATTTTTTGGATGTATTTCTATAATAATACTTATACAATACAAAAATTTTAAATTTTCTTTTATTTGTACTATATTTTCATTAATTTGTGATTTTTTAGATGGATTTTTTTCTAGATTTATGAAAATTGAAAATAAATTTGGTAAAGAATTAGATTCCTTAGCAGATATAATTTCTTTTGGAATAGTTCCATCTATAATAATTTTTTTTTTATTAAAAAAAATTAATATAAAAATTCCATTTGTTGAATGGTCTTCCTTTTTAATTACTATATTTTCTGCATGTCGTTTAGCTAATTTTAATATTAGTAAAAATAGATATACTTATGGATTAAATACTCCAATCAATACTTTATTTTTTACTTCTTTATCTGTTATATTATTTATTCCTAGTACTAATTATAGTACAATTTTTGTGAAAAAAATAATATTTTCTTATCCTATGACAATATTATTTATAATTTTTTTTTCCTGTTATTTTTTAATATCTAAAATATTAATGTTTTCTTTTATTTTTAATGGTTATTCTTGGAAAAAAAATAAAAAACGTTATGTATTTTTAATAATAAGTATATTTCTTTTATTAACTTTACAAATAGTTTCTTTACCATGCATTATTATTTTTTACCTTATAACTTCAATTTATTTTGATCGATTTAATAATAATAGAAAAAATTACATTAAAAAAACATGA
- a CDS encoding 3'-5' exonuclease, with translation MKLQLYRPICFFDIEATGINIGKDRIIEISILKIFPNGNKEDKTWLIFPGIPIPPKSTAIHGIKDEDVAGKLEFKDIALSILRMIKNTDLAGYNSNRFDIPLLVEEMLRAGISFDIKKYKTIDVQVIFHKMEPRTLSAAYKYFCKKNLMKAHSSKVDTYATYEILLAQLEKYENLKTDVKSLNQFSHTKNLADLAGFIKIDEEGNEIFNFGKYKGEKVYEIFEKDPNYYGWIQNSDFPIYTKKILTNIKLRKFHK, from the coding sequence ATGAAATTACAACTTTATCGTCCTATTTGTTTCTTTGATATAGAAGCTACAGGAATCAATATTGGTAAAGATAGGATTATAGAAATTTCTATTTTAAAAATATTTCCAAATGGAAATAAAGAAGATAAAACTTGGTTAATTTTTCCTGGTATTCCTATTCCACCAAAATCAACTGCTATTCATGGAATTAAAGATGAAGATGTCGCAGGAAAACTAGAATTTAAAGATATAGCTCTTTCTATTCTTAGAATGATAAAAAATACAGATTTAGCTGGTTATAATTCTAATAGATTTGATATACCTCTTTTAGTAGAAGAAATGCTTCGTGCTGGAATATCTTTTGATATAAAAAAATATAAAACAATAGATGTTCAAGTAATTTTTCATAAAATGGAACCTAGAACACTTTCTGCTGCTTATAAATATTTTTGTAAAAAAAATTTAATGAAAGCTCATAGTTCTAAAGTAGACACATATGCTACATATGAAATATTATTAGCACAATTAGAAAAATATGAAAATCTAAAAACAGATGTAAAAAGTTTAAATCAATTTTCTCATACAAAAAATTTAGCAGATTTAGCTGGTTTTATAAAAATCGATGAAGAAGGAAATGAAATTTTTAATTTTGGAAAATATAAAGGAGAAAAAGTATACGAAATATTTGAAAAAGATCCAAATTATTATGGATGGATACAAAATTCAGATTTTCCCATATATACTAAAAAAATATTAACAAATATTAAATTAAGAAAATTTCATAAATAA